Proteins from a single region of Verrucomicrobiia bacterium:
- a CDS encoding carboxypeptidase regulatory-like domain-containing protein yields the protein MNALIEAPGWTPLVTALAHSLWQGAVIAAFLFLALRTVPTRHTNARYALAVGSLLLLVLGWLITWTWLERGLQPVAATPTSIHPPAASPAPPANPPAPTAPASTALAPLAPVPSPVTRPAPPRTPWQPDPRWHARLGIAWLAGMLLFQIRTLVSMGQARALVRDSRVPNDPDLLSCFHRVRTLLGLPVQVRLRICPALSVPAAWGVLKPVLLLPASCLARVSPSELEGILAHELAHIRRHDVLANLLQRALEGLFFFNPFVWWIGRQIRLEREVCCDALAVAATGEPVTYARTLTTLVEQHSPTLLIPPSPMPALGHARHPLVERLRRLLQPHQAPHLHLPRSSLVATLLLGALALVLMKWTTGAVLEALSPAQRIERFAELRKAYPDPNRYFAQEPSEDPAPTTLVQGLVQTADGATLPRATWVHIQSRRFGHTAFSSAHVTADGRFSHAVQSGTLHLAARADGYAPDFAGPFESPAQWTNITLTLGPGFTGVLRLTDPEGRPVPNARVLSRYDHPAGLSQLEHVSDDDGRVTFEHLGNIPLHHQVEAGGFQFDTLLNVSPPAGEPLTWVLHPAAPATGVVVFDDTGEPVPNAEIHLGQRTGTPPLSYGEAGPLNFLSRADADGRFQLRSLRDDATYRLLVSGPGASGIVTGPIGSGDTSLRFELPRAVMLEVTVRNIAPAHLDRMGRLALHAGAYIRYEGTSHGTSKTFHAIPEDGGATLRVGPLWRSPTSLKVADREVNLTWEEARARTEPLIIDLAIEEPAPPPAVEPVLRTLRFAFPDSPGHPAPGGAVLVEYVHDRRMNRILAGITNHQAVAQVPVPTRVELLPNALDGYWFAPQSLQVPAVPEPLDIPLKTFPAGAIHGDVVEEDGQPAASVLVSVIPLEPLPQGTGSSLGVTVRNSTDSGDRQNRFLAGPLPFGGRYVICAYRGATYTVSEPLPINATQPFHEVRLVLPLGIELTGTVLHPDGTPRPRATVEFHFSPTAGHGFSGAKSLTDRAGRFTFPAINPDVRGEYHLLLPSRRDVLPVRQRVVPGEPVEIRLETGLVLEGQVLDHPSGLPLEGAEVFALRQPPTTTSSGVINWTDAEAPTDTEGRFRFSNLAPGAYRILCRSGRLVSPDRIAQAGAGETVTLTIEPYPWHRPQP from the coding sequence GCCGCCACCCCAACGTCCATCCACCCCCCTGCCGCGTCCCCTGCTCCTCCGGCCAATCCCCCCGCGCCGACCGCCCCCGCGTCCACCGCTCTCGCGCCTCTCGCACCCGTCCCCAGCCCCGTGACCCGCCCGGCCCCGCCGCGAACCCCATGGCAACCCGACCCCCGCTGGCATGCCCGCCTCGGCATCGCCTGGCTGGCCGGCATGCTCTTGTTCCAGATTCGAACCCTGGTCTCGATGGGACAGGCTCGCGCCCTGGTGCGGGACAGCCGGGTCCCGAACGACCCCGACCTCCTTTCCTGTTTCCACCGGGTCCGAACCCTCCTCGGCCTGCCGGTCCAGGTCCGCTTGCGAATCTGTCCCGCTCTGTCCGTTCCCGCCGCCTGGGGCGTCTTGAAACCCGTCCTCCTGCTTCCGGCGTCCTGTCTGGCCCGGGTTTCGCCCTCGGAACTTGAGGGGATTCTCGCGCATGAACTCGCCCATATCCGACGTCACGACGTGCTGGCCAACCTCCTGCAAAGGGCCCTGGAGGGTTTATTTTTCTTCAATCCCTTCGTCTGGTGGATCGGCCGCCAAATCCGCCTCGAACGTGAAGTCTGCTGCGATGCCCTGGCTGTCGCCGCCACCGGCGAACCGGTGACCTATGCCCGGACCCTTACCACCCTGGTCGAGCAACACTCCCCCACCCTCCTGATTCCGCCCTCACCCATGCCCGCCCTGGGCCATGCCCGGCACCCGCTCGTCGAGCGCCTGCGCCGGCTCCTTCAACCCCACCAGGCACCCCACCTGCACCTGCCTCGATCCTCCCTCGTCGCCACCCTGCTCCTCGGCGCGCTCGCCCTCGTCCTGATGAAGTGGACCACCGGCGCCGTCCTCGAGGCCCTCTCCCCGGCCCAGCGGATCGAACGGTTCGCCGAACTCCGCAAAGCCTATCCCGATCCCAACCGCTACTTCGCACAAGAGCCTTCGGAGGACCCGGCACCGACCACCCTGGTCCAGGGTCTCGTCCAGACCGCAGATGGCGCAACCCTGCCCCGTGCGACCTGGGTCCACATCCAATCGCGAAGGTTCGGCCACACGGCATTCTCCAGCGCGCATGTGACCGCCGACGGACGGTTCTCCCATGCCGTTCAGTCCGGCACCCTCCACCTCGCCGCCCGGGCGGACGGCTACGCGCCCGACTTCGCCGGCCCTTTCGAATCCCCCGCCCAATGGACCAACATCACCCTGACCCTCGGACCCGGATTCACCGGCGTCCTGCGACTGACCGATCCCGAAGGCCGCCCGGTGCCCAACGCACGGGTCCTCTCCCGTTATGATCACCCCGCCGGCCTGAGCCAGCTGGAACATGTGTCGGATGACGACGGGCGGGTGACCTTCGAGCACCTCGGAAACATCCCGCTCCATCACCAGGTCGAGGCCGGGGGATTCCAGTTCGACACCCTCCTGAATGTGTCTCCCCCCGCCGGCGAACCACTCACCTGGGTGCTCCATCCCGCCGCTCCCGCCACCGGCGTCGTGGTCTTCGACGACACCGGAGAACCCGTCCCCAACGCCGAGATCCACCTGGGCCAGCGCACCGGCACGCCGCCGTTATCGTACGGTGAAGCCGGTCCGCTCAACTTCCTGTCCCGGGCCGACGCCGACGGACGGTTCCAGCTCCGCAGCCTGCGGGACGACGCGACCTACCGCCTCCTCGTGTCCGGCCCCGGCGCCAGCGGGATCGTGACGGGCCCCATCGGCTCGGGCGACACCTCCCTCCGTTTCGAACTCCCGCGGGCCGTGATGCTGGAGGTCACCGTCCGGAACATCGCCCCCGCCCACCTCGACCGGATGGGCCGCCTGGCCCTTCATGCCGGCGCCTACATCCGCTACGAAGGTACCAGTCACGGCACCTCGAAGACGTTCCATGCAATCCCGGAAGACGGCGGGGCCACCCTCCGCGTCGGCCCCCTCTGGCGGTCGCCCACGTCCCTCAAGGTGGCGGATCGCGAGGTCAACCTGACCTGGGAGGAAGCCCGGGCCCGCACCGAACCGCTGATCATCGACCTGGCCATCGAGGAACCCGCACCCCCGCCTGCCGTCGAACCCGTCCTGCGGACCCTCCGCTTCGCGTTTCCCGACTCGCCCGGCCATCCAGCCCCCGGCGGGGCCGTGCTCGTCGAATACGTTCATGACCGCCGCATGAACCGCATCCTTGCCGGCATCACCAACCACCAGGCGGTGGCACAGGTCCCGGTTCCCACCCGCGTGGAACTGCTGCCCAACGCGCTCGATGGCTACTGGTTCGCTCCCCAATCCCTCCAAGTCCCCGCCGTTCCCGAACCCCTCGACATCCCCCTCAAGACGTTCCCCGCCGGCGCCATCCACGGCGACGTCGTCGAGGAAGACGGTCAGCCCGCCGCCAGCGTTCTGGTCAGTGTCATCCCGCTCGAACCCCTCCCCCAGGGAACCGGCTCCTCGCTCGGAGTCACGGTCAGGAACAGCACCGACTCCGGCGACCGGCAGAACCGGTTCCTGGCGGGCCCGCTGCCCTTCGGCGGACGCTACGTCATCTGCGCCTACCGCGGCGCCACCTACACCGTGAGCGAACCGCTCCCGATCAACGCCACCCAGCCCTTCCACGAAGTCCGCCTCGTCCTCCCCCTCGGCATCGAACTGACTGGCACAGTGCTGCATCCCGACGGCACCCCGCGACCTCGTGCAACCGTCGAATTCCACTTCAGTCCAACGGCCGGTCACGGGTTCTCCGGGGCGAAATCCCTCACCGATCGCGCCGGCCGCTTCACCTTCCCGGCCATCAATCCCGACGTGCGGGGCGAATACCACCTGCTGCTCCCCTCTCGCCGCGACGTCCTTCCCGTCCGCCAGCGCGTGGTTCCCGGTGAGCCTGTCGAAATCCGCCTCGAAACCGGACTCGTCCTCGAAGGCCAGGTCCTCGACCACCCATCCGGTCTCCCCCTCGAAGGCGCGGAAGTCTTCGCCCTGCGCCAGCCCCCGACCACCACCTCCTCCGGGGTCATCAACTGGACGGATGCGGAAGCGCCAACCGACACCGAAGGCCGTTTCCGCTTCAGCAACCTTGCTCCCGGCGCCTATCGGATCCTGTGCCGAAGTGGCCGCCTGGTCTCCCCAGACCGCATCGCGCAGGCTGGCGCAGGGGAAACGGTCACACTCACCATCGAACCCTACCCGTGGCACCGCCCCCAACCGTAG
- a CDS encoding sigma-70 family RNA polymerase sigma factor, with product MRGQRLKRAVPGFQELSPFSRRGDKRGITQAMNDWELIRRYAQSGDDCAFAELVRRHGPFVYASARRQLGDALAGDATQSVFLVLARKAAGLGSNVVLSSWLFRTTGFVAAQIRRREARRNRRERETAAMLSDAMDKEATDPLREEDGERYLDDALAALSEHERSAVLTRFFEGLRFAEVGVRFGIGEEAAKKRVTRAIERMRMHLVRRGVSLSAAALGTLLSGPRAVALPDALARSIVRAASGHGTAGVTGIGAVSGRIRDGFDAGLAGWFRVRLGRILGNAAIGGATLAVAIATGMLLVGPAEAPGGSKGSGGVEADPVAATVLAMRARRDRYATVDPHVSQLELTVLDDATDQPLPGAEVIVRRTGNTGITDLPTEVSDHEGRSVIAVDPRGLAMLQVTVTSAGRVPVHLDWRGYEFDRPSLRHTLRLPVAAVLSGVVVDPQQRPVPGAKVQVTGPSGFGHGRRESGRSQLELVTDRDGRFRSDQAPWSRAPAMDPTTGRFQQGAALGLLVDHPDFALHSIGVEPGSMERDLTIVLDRGALLRGQVTDSEGTPIHGATVSGNLPTRAEVVTDIEGRFDLPHVSRGGGLHFVVVAPGFVEHGVIVLFPPTAGWGGPPPSMPWRPERAIYSALPGKGDSIEKGMPLDTVVVLGREENFVAAPPDAVSATAISTRVLGTVIDQETRQAVPAFRVLRQGFGTRHLIGEGVNGRFDWDLGVTSDIERNIEVEADGYFPSLGIGREVESGEGRSTLELTFELRRSAGMSGWVELPNARPAVGARVAPVRSGQGTLNAGEGSGEEVLTGADGSFRLTVTGGVPLVQVSHPGGWLVFPLAPGNPTIVRLESWGTVEGTLVDAGLPVPDAEVSLRPDAASYPGGVVAMNFEHTVRTDAEGRFRFEKVPGFHLRATADGATAQVILIRGKAPEVRLERR from the coding sequence ATGCGCGGCCAGCGCCTCAAGCGGGCCGTGCCCGGCTTCCAGGAGTTGTCCCCTTTTTCGCGGCGCGGCGATAAGAGAGGGATCACGCAGGCGATGAACGACTGGGAACTGATTCGGCGGTACGCGCAAAGCGGGGACGACTGTGCCTTCGCGGAGTTGGTGCGGCGGCATGGCCCCTTCGTGTATGCCAGTGCCCGGAGGCAACTCGGCGATGCACTGGCCGGGGACGCGACCCAGTCGGTGTTCCTGGTGCTGGCGCGCAAGGCGGCCGGGCTGGGTTCGAACGTCGTGCTGTCTTCCTGGCTGTTCCGAACCACCGGCTTCGTGGCGGCCCAGATCCGTCGCCGGGAGGCGCGACGCAACCGGCGGGAACGGGAGACCGCAGCGATGCTTTCCGATGCCATGGACAAGGAGGCCACCGATCCCCTGCGAGAGGAGGACGGGGAACGGTATCTCGACGACGCCCTGGCCGCGCTCTCGGAGCACGAACGCAGCGCGGTGCTGACCCGGTTCTTCGAGGGACTTCGCTTCGCCGAAGTGGGGGTACGATTCGGGATCGGCGAGGAGGCGGCGAAGAAGCGGGTGACGCGCGCGATCGAGCGGATGCGAATGCATCTGGTGCGGCGCGGGGTCTCGCTGTCGGCGGCGGCCCTCGGGACACTCCTGTCCGGACCCCGGGCCGTGGCGCTCCCGGATGCACTCGCACGGAGCATCGTCCGGGCGGCCTCGGGGCACGGGACCGCGGGCGTGACCGGAATCGGAGCGGTGTCGGGTCGCATTCGGGACGGGTTCGACGCGGGTCTGGCCGGATGGTTCCGGGTTCGACTCGGGCGGATCCTTGGCAACGCCGCGATCGGCGGTGCGACTCTGGCGGTGGCGATCGCAACGGGAATGCTCCTCGTCGGGCCCGCGGAGGCTCCGGGTGGGTCCAAGGGATCGGGTGGCGTCGAGGCGGACCCCGTGGCGGCCACGGTGCTGGCCATGCGGGCGCGGCGCGACCGATACGCCACGGTGGATCCGCACGTATCGCAATTGGAACTGACGGTGCTGGACGACGCCACCGACCAACCGCTCCCAGGGGCAGAGGTCATCGTGCGCCGCACGGGCAACACGGGCATCACAGATCTGCCCACCGAGGTGAGCGACCACGAGGGCCGTTCGGTGATCGCGGTGGACCCGCGTGGGCTGGCGATGCTGCAGGTGACGGTGACTTCCGCCGGCCGGGTGCCCGTACATCTGGACTGGCGCGGGTACGAATTCGATCGTCCCAGCCTCCGGCACACCCTTCGGCTGCCGGTCGCCGCGGTGTTGTCCGGGGTCGTCGTGGATCCCCAGCAACGCCCGGTGCCCGGCGCGAAAGTGCAGGTCACCGGTCCTTCAGGATTTGGCCATGGAAGGCGCGAGTCGGGGAGGAGCCAGTTGGAACTGGTGACGGATCGGGATGGAAGGTTTCGGTCGGACCAGGCTCCATGGTCGCGGGCTCCGGCGATGGACCCAACGACCGGGAGATTCCAACAGGGGGCCGCTCTCGGTCTCCTGGTGGACCACCCGGATTTCGCGCTGCACTCGATCGGCGTCGAGCCCGGGTCCATGGAACGGGATCTGACGATCGTGCTGGATCGGGGGGCGCTGCTTCGCGGCCAGGTCACGGATTCGGAGGGAACTCCGATCCATGGCGCCACCGTTTCCGGGAACCTGCCGACGAGAGCCGAGGTTGTGACGGATATCGAAGGACGATTCGATCTGCCTCATGTCAGCCGGGGAGGGGGGCTCCATTTCGTCGTGGTCGCGCCGGGATTCGTCGAGCATGGGGTAATCGTTTTGTTCCCACCCACGGCTGGATGGGGTGGGCCGCCGCCGTCGATGCCGTGGAGGCCCGAGCGGGCGATCTACAGTGCGTTGCCGGGAAAGGGCGATTCGATCGAGAAAGGGATGCCGCTCGACACCGTTGTCGTCCTGGGTCGGGAAGAGAATTTCGTTGCAGCGCCTCCGGATGCGGTATCCGCCACGGCGATCTCCACCCGCGTCCTTGGGACCGTCATCGATCAGGAGACCCGCCAGGCCGTTCCGGCGTTTCGGGTGCTGCGCCAGGGATTCGGCACCCGACACCTGATCGGGGAGGGGGTGAACGGGCGGTTCGATTGGGACCTTGGTGTGACAAGCGACATCGAACGGAACATCGAAGTCGAGGCGGACGGGTACTTTCCCTCGCTGGGGATCGGCCGGGAGGTGGAGTCGGGCGAGGGCCGATCGACGTTGGAACTGACGTTCGAACTGAGGCGGTCTGCCGGGATGTCCGGCTGGGTGGAACTTCCCAACGCCCGGCCGGCCGTCGGCGCACGGGTGGCACCGGTGCGGAGTGGCCAAGGCACGTTGAATGCCGGGGAAGGATCCGGGGAGGAGGTCCTGACGGGTGCCGACGGGAGTTTCCGACTGACCGTCACCGGCGGCGTCCCGCTGGTGCAGGTATCGCACCCTGGGGGTTGGCTGGTGTTTCCCCTGGCACCAGGTAACCCGACAATCGTCCGGTTGGAATCCTGGGGCACGGTGGAAGGGACATTGGTGGACGCCGGGCTCCCCGTACCCGACGCCGAAGTGAGCTTGCGCCCGGATGCGGCATCGTACCCGGGAGGCGTGGTGGCGATGAACTTCGAGCACACCGTGCGGACGGATGCGGAGGGACGGTTCCGGTTCGAGAAGGTGCCGGGCTTCCACCTGCGGGCGACCGCCGACGGCGCCACGGCGCAGGTCATTCTCATCCGCGGTAAGGCACCCGAGGTCCGGCTGGAACGTCGGTGA